The Armatimonadota bacterium genome contains the following window.
CCGGCTACCGGGTGCACCACAGCACGGTCCTGGGGCCCACCAAGGGCGGCATCCGCTACCATCCCGACGTGACCCTCAACGAGGTCCGGGCCCTGGCCATGTGGATGACCTGGAAGTGCGCCCTGGCCGGCCTGCCTTACGGCGGGGCCAAGGGCGGGGTGGCCTGCGACCCCAAGACTCTGTCCCAGAACGAGCTGGAGCACCTGACCCGCCGGTACGCCACCGAGATTTCGATCCTGATGAGCCCCGAAGGCGACATCCCCGCCCCGGATGTGGGCACCAACCCCCAGGTGATGGCGTGGATCATGGACACCTACAGCATGCACCGGGGCTATTCGGTGCCGGCGGTGGTGACCGGCAAGCCGCTGAGCATCGGCGGCTCCCACGGCCGGGTGGAGGCCACCGGACGGGGGGTCATGCTGTGCGTCCGGGAGGCGGCGCGCCAGATCGATCTGCCTCTGAACGGCGCGCGGGTGGTGGTGCAGGGGTTCGGCAACGTGGGGTCGGTGGCGGCCTACCTGCTGCACGACCTGGGCTGCCGGGTGGTGGCCGTCAGCGACTCCCGGGGCGGAATCTACAACCCGAAGGGACTCGACCCCCGGGAGGTGCTGCGGTACAAACAGACCACCGGATCGGTGGTGGGTTTCC
Protein-coding sequences here:
- a CDS encoding Glu/Leu/Phe/Val dehydrogenase, whose product is GYRVHHSTVLGPTKGGIRYHPDVTLNEVRALAMWMTWKCALAGLPYGGAKGGVACDPKTLSQNELEHLTRRYATEISILMSPEGDIPAPDVGTNPQVMAWIMDTYSMHRGYSVPAVVTGKPLSIGGSHGRVEATGRGVMLCVREAARQIDLPLNGARVVVQGFGNVGSVAAYLLHDLGCRVVAVSDSRGGIYNPKGLDPREVLRYKQTTGSVVGFPGADRVSNEELLALPCEVLIPSALEGQIDGRIAERVSARLVAEGANGPTTPDGDAVLADRGIPVIPDILANAGGVIVSYFEWVQGLQQFFWTEEEVNHHLERMMVRAFHRVWQAAEAHKVRLRVAALIQAISRVADALYTRGIYP